Below is a window of 'Nostoc azollae' 0708 DNA.
AAATCCAAAATTTGATCAACGTTAATTACTTAACCATTTAACTGTTCTGCTAAATACCGCATTTCTTCATTTTTTTTCTCATGTTCAACAACAAATACATTGGAATAAAGGTTAGCTAAAACTTGTTTTCCTTGTTGTGTGAGACCTAGATAACGTAGTCCTTCTTTGATATAAGGATAGACACCATTCCAGTAAAATTTGGAGTAATTTTTGCGTAAGTCTCCAGGATTATTATAGCCTAAAGCTTTGTTGATTGCTGTTTCTTCGAATTCGTAAAATAAACTTGTAATTTTTTTCAAGTAACGGGGATCACTTAATTGTCCAATTAAATCAGCAGCACGTACTAATCCGGCAAAGTGACTGGTATCTTGATGATCATCTGCGCTAGGAACTGGAAAGCGAGTTAATTCAATATTAACTTTAATTGCATCGGAATCTATTAAAGGATGTCCACCAAATCTCTCATCAATAAATAGTTTTGCCCGATCTACATGATAGGGTGTTAGACTAGCATCAGAAGCACCATCAGGAAGAGAAACCATGTTCCCATTTTGCCCTGTAGCATATAGGCTTTCTGATTCTTGGTCTTCTCGGCAAACTCCTTTTACATAGCCAATATCGTGACACAATAAGGAAATGATGACGTGCAACCAATCTTCGCTGGAAACTCCTCCTTCGCGGATGTGTTTACCACGTAAGATTTCTTGTCCTACCAGGGTAACAAGAACGGAGTGTTCAACATTGTGATATAAAGCATCACTGTTGGCAATGTTTTCCAATGCCATGTTACCAGCCCAAGCGATAATGTCTTGATAATCAGTTTTTAATCCACCGTAGGTACGTTGGTATCCTGATCGGAGTTGATTTACAAAAGCATTAATGATAATTTCAGTGGTGTTGAACATACTGGAGGCTCAAGGTATATATTTTGTTTGTATAGTCGCATTTACCAGTTGTAATTACGGTCGGTTTACATTCGGCTTTTTTGATGTTGGTAAAGGTTCTGCGGCCAGTAATCCCGCTGTTTTACTTACAGAAGGGGCGAGCTAGCATGATCGAAAAGCTAAAGCAAAGCTTTTCAGGCAAATGAA
It encodes the following:
- a CDS encoding Npun_R2479 family HD domain-containing metalloprotein is translated as MFNTTEIIINAFVNQLRSGYQRTYGGLKTDYQDIIAWAGNMALENIANSDALYHNVEHSVLVTLVGQEILRGKHIREGGVSSEDWLHVIISLLCHDIGYVKGVCREDQESESLYATGQNGNMVSLPDGASDASLTPYHVDRAKLFIDERFGGHPLIDSDAIKVNIELTRFPVPSADDHQDTSHFAGLVRAADLIGQLSDPRYLKKITSLFYEFEETAINKALGYNNPGDLRKNYSKFYWNGVYPYIKEGLRYLGLTQQGKQVLANLYSNVFVVEHEKKNEEMRYLAEQLNG